Proteins from one Porites lutea chromosome 3, jaPorLute2.1, whole genome shotgun sequence genomic window:
- the LOC140932063 gene encoding uncharacterized protein translates to MVQCFAVFLILSFSGCSLGTTSSPQQQNTTKSNDLCERPILGFPGIPGSNGIPGVPGVPGPHGPQGREGPKGQIGDKGSQGKPGPRGDRGREGPPGKSGPRGIQGMQGQQGLLGMKGERGIVGMKGEQGAVGMKGERGIMEIQEEKETKERKEKAPKKVKRVQYHKPTGNNVSGNQTFILITERLR, encoded by the exons ATGGTTCAGTGTTTCGCTGTTTTCCTGATTCTCTCTTTTTCTGGCTGTTCATTGGGAACAACTTCCTCACCTCAGCAACAAAACACCACAAAGTCAAACGATTTATGCGAG CGACCTATACTGGGTTTCCCTGGAATTCCAGGATCAAATGGCATACCGGGAGTGCCGGGCGTCCCGGGGCCACACGGACCCCAGGGTAGGGAAGGTCCAAAGGGACAAATTGGGGATAAAGGATCGCAAGGAAAGCCGGGTCCAAGAGGAGACAGAGGGCGCGAAGGACCTCCTGGGAAGAGTGGACCCCGCGGAATTCAGGGAATGCAAGGTCAACAGGGACTTCTGGGAATGAAAGGAGAGCGAGGCATAGTGGGAATGAAAGGAGAGCAAGGAGCTGTGGGAATGAAAGGAGAGCGAGGCATTATGGAAATTCAGGAAGAAAAGGAGAcaaaggagagaaaggagaaagcGCCAAAGAAAGTCAAGCGAGTGCAGTACCACAAACCAACTGGAAACAATGTGTCTGGAAATCAGACATTCATACTGATAACAGAAAGATTAAGGTAA